The Epinephelus lanceolatus isolate andai-2023 chromosome 11, ASM4190304v1, whole genome shotgun sequence genome window below encodes:
- the ksr1a gene encoding kinase suppressor of Ras 1 isoform X3 — protein MKYICKQLQCKQKVPETERPEALDSYPHLRDWLRTINLRPELIEAVEAKLSLDALLQMTGAQVRDTMRRLGSSSEECARLSAALSCLKSATESGGELREDGGPWLSEPTRRDSGSLLTADQLTSLGTPLRPHSPSPLARPSAIQSTPSTPCATFPHPRSGSVSAAPTPEALASYGHSESPFTDPFPMSLARAARLHGHTSTPPITPPSKRRHRLKPPCTPPPPSRKVLHLLPNITLTRSKSHESQLGNRIEDPPTNKCVKKNKLLLNMQVNGNGCEDSPSRYPVMSARTPGVLPAATTASYNLPGTPTLMEEHSTIKNNVAVHRSSPQAVRRDIGLAVTHRFSTKSWLSQTCQVCQKNMMFGVKCKHCRLKCHNKCTKEAPSCRISFLPIAKIRRTESVPSDINNPVDRPPEAPQFGTLPKAITKKDHPPVLNQLDSSSNPSSTTSSTPSSPAPFQQSNPPSATPPPNPSPKGHRDSRFNFPAACYFQHRQQFIFPDVSSPAHLHPDVLQDSVSEIEQSADDIHAELVEDEDEEEGEEEIEVEDEDPDAEDDNEEEEEDDENEGEDEDDGEDIRMNVGSDGECDELDDLPSSRGNQWKGPISRKASQTSVYLQEWDIPFEQLDLGELIGKGRWGKVHKGRWHGEVAIRLLEIDGNNQDHLKLFKKEVMNYRQTRHENVVLFMGACMAPPHLAIITSFCKGRTLYSVVRDTKNTLDINKTRQIAQEIVKGMGYLHAKGIVHKDLKSKNVFHDTNKVIITDFGLFGISGVVQEGRRENKLKLPHGWICYLAPEIVRRMSPGNNEDRLPFSTAADVYAFGTIWYELQARDWPITNQHVEATIWQVGSGEGIKKVLAEISLGKEVTEILSACWAYDLRERPTFTQLADMLEKLPKLNRRLSHPGHFWKSAEL, from the exons GCAGTTGAAGCAAAGTTGTCCCTGGATGCCTTACTGCAGATGACAGGTGCTCAGGTGAGGGATACAATGCGAAGACTAGGGTCCAGTTCAGAAGAATGTGCTAGGCTCAGTGCTGCCCTCTCCTGTCTGAAGAGTGCCACTGAATCAG gaggtgaactgagAGAGGATGGCGGCCCCTGGCTGTCTGAGCCCACAAGGAGGGACAGTGGCTCTCTGTTGACTGCAGACCAGCTAACCAGCCTGGGGACTCCACTCCGCCCTCACAGTCCCTCACCTCTCGCCCGCCCATCCGCCATCCAGTCCACCCCATCCACCCCCTGCGCCACCTTCCCTCATCCCCGCTCTGGTTCGGTGTCGGCAGCACCCACGCCTGAGGCGCTGGCATCATATGGCCACAGTGAAAGCCCTTTCACAGATCCATTCCCAATGTCCTTAGCTCGCGCAGCACGGCTCCACGGACACACATCCACCCCACCCATAACTCCACCCTCAAAGAGGCGTCACCGACTGAAGCCCCCCTGCACTCCTCCACCTCCGTCCCGCAAAGTGCTGCATCTACTTCCCAACATCACCCTGACACGCAGCAAAAGCCACGAGTCCCAGCTGGGCAACCGCATCGAGGACCCGCCCACCAATAA GTGTGTTAAAAAGAATAAGCTGTTACTGAATATGCAAGTTAACGGGAATGGATGTGAGGACTCACCTTCCCGTTACCCTGTCATGTCTGCGCGCACTCCTGGAGTCCTCCCAGCTGCCACCACAGCATCCTACAACCTGCCTGGCACGCCCACCCTCATGGAGGAGCACAGCACCATTAAGA ATAACGTAGCAGTGCATCGCAGCTCCCCACAAGCAGTGAGGAGGGACATCGGCCTAGCAGTCACACACAG GTTTTCAACCAAGTCCTGGCTGTCCCAGACGTGTCAGGTGTGCCAGAAGAACATGATGTTTGGGGTGAAGTGCAAACACTGTCG GTTAAAGTGCCACAACAAATGCACCAAGGAGGCCCCATCCTGCAGAATCTCATTTCTACCAA TTGCCAAAATTCGGAGGACCGAGTCTGTTCCTTCTGATATAAACAACCCTGTGGACCGGCCGCCAGAAGCACCGCAGTTTGGCACACTACCGAAGGCCATTACGAAAAAG GATCATCCTCCTGTGCTGAACCAGCTGGACTCCAGCAGCAATCCGTCCTCCACCACCTCGTCCACACCTTCCTCCCCTGCACCCTTCCAGCAGAGCAACCCCCCCAGCGCCACCCCACCACCCAACCCCTCGCCAAAAGGCCACCGGGACAGCCGCTTCAACTTCCCAG CTGCCTGTTACTTTCAGCACAGACAGCAGTTTATCTTCCCCG ATGTATCCAGTCCTGCTCATTTGCACCCTGATGTTCTCCAAGACTCTGT CAGTGAGATCGAGCAGTCGGCGGATGACATTCATGCTGAGCTGGTagaggatgaagatgaagag gaaggggaggaggaaaTTGAGGTTGAAGATGAAGACCCCGATGCAGAGGATGAtaatgaggaagaagaggaagatgatgagAATGAAGGGGAAGACGAGGATGATGGGGAGGACATCAGGATGAACGTAGGCTCAGATGGTGAGTGTGATGAGCTGGATGACCTGCCCAGCTCTCGGGGAAACCAGTGGAAAGGCCCCATCTCCCGCAAGGCGAGTCAGACCAGTGTGTACCTGCAGGAGTGGGACATCCCCTTTGAGCAGCTGGACCTCGGAGAACTCATAGGAAAG GGCCGCTGGGGCAAAGTGCACAAGGGTCGGTGGCACGGCGAGGTCGCTATCCGACTTCTTGAGATTGACGGGAACAATCAGGATCACCTGAAGCTCTTTAAAAAGGAGGTGATGAACTACAGACAAACCAGGCACGAGAATGTGGTCCTCTTTATGGGGGCCTGCATGGCTCCACCCCATCTAGCCATCATCACCAG TTTCTGTAAAGGGAGGACGCTGTATTCAGTTGTAAGAGACACTAAAAACACTTTGGATATTAATAAGACAAGACAAATTGCTCAGGAGATTGTAAAG GGAATGGGCTATCTGCACGCTAAAGGCATTGTTCACAAAGACTTGAAGTCAAAGAATGTTTTTCATGACACCAATAAAGTCATAATCACAGACTTCGGGCTGTTTGGCATCTCTGGAGTTGTTCAGGAGGGAAG gcGTGAGAACAAACTAAAACTTCCACATGGCTGGATTTGTTATCTCGCACCAGAGATTGTGCGCAGGATGAGCCCAGGTAACAATGAGGACCGCCTTCCTTTTTCCACCGCAGCAGATGTGTACGCCTTTGG CACCATTTGGTATGAGCTTCAAGCAAGGGACTGGCCAATCACCAACCAGCATGTGGAAGCTACCATCTGGCAGGTGGGGAGCGGAGAGGGCATAAAGAAGGTCTTGGCGGAGATCAGCCTCGGCAAGGAGGTCACT GAGATCCTGTCCGCCTGCTGGGCGTACGACCTGAGAGAGAGGCCGACCTTCACCCAGCTGGCCGACATGCTGGAGAAGCTGCCCAAGCTCAACCGCAGGCTCTCCCACCCCGGACAtttctggaagtctgcaga GTTGTAG